The Primulina huaijiensis isolate GDHJ02 chromosome 6, ASM1229523v2, whole genome shotgun sequence genomic sequence TGATATAATAATTTGACTCGGTTGTTTATGTGATTGAATTTCTTTTGGTTTAATTGtgttaatttgtttttattcgaCTTCAGTTTACTGGCCATAAATAGTTtgttgtctgattaattctacaactcgaGAGAGGGActaggattatagatcattagagatacatcgttgaatgtttatatcgtTCAGAAGGCATATAACTTTAGCGAGGCCTAGATAAGATCATCTTTTCATATATCAATTAAACTTAGATTATTATTAGGAATGTTCGGATCGAAGTTTGAAtgatacaatttattcgtcacttgggaaagagataataaaataattaagtgttcttggctattaaataattagaattcatgaatataaattcaactggGAATAATTATCGTGAAAACTTAGTGAAATCACCcctctagatattttctctcattgaTATTTCTTCATTTGGTTATTAGATTACTAGTTAGTTGCAATTAGTTCGTGTTAAATAGACCAAACTTTTTATTGATTCTTCTAAATAAAGTCgttactattttaattacaagcactaATATGTTTTTAATTATACATTACTCGTGGAAACTGATTTGTTAATTTTCTATACTTGGCAGTGCATGCGAAGTTCGCAAAGTCTTGACTTGCTTATCTTTGATCCTGAGATCGAAAGAATTGCACGGAGATTGAGAAAAGCAAGAAGAGAAGAGATCCAAGCAATGGTTGAAAACAGAGAGGATGTAAGATGTAACCCGCCATAAGCTATACCTATAAGATATCACTTCCGACCAGTGATCAACACTCATTATTCTGGCATTGCTCGGGGGACCATAAATGCCAACAATTTCGAGCTGAAGCCTGCTCTGATAAATATGGTTTAGTAGAACCAGTTTGCTAGAAACGCCACTTCAGATCCTCACGTGCACTTGAGAACTTTCCTAGAGATTACTGACacagaaaaaattaataatgttcctgattgtaatgacccgaattcgtattttgaatgaagtattaattaagagataattaaagagttgttactTAGTATTATtacgaattgataatttgagattaatttgttggatccaccgaattttaaatggataacccgatctacttccgattacgttatctcgagaaatccaaccagacgaatgagattctgacacgtggcagataagattgattcggatttctgaaatagtccggatgcagcctataaatggaagccgaattcttttgttttcacaccgcatccttcagagagagagagagagttctaATCTTTTACCTTatgttttctagccagtttctagggcactttggtgtcgggaagtttcggagctagtgtcgactcgaaggggggtcggtgaactgagatcgagacatcatcagcgggctgacgacggatggaggtataatcctaaagcctttaggaagaactttatagcatgtttggtaattcagaatctggtttgatagtgatttcatattgttggtattgtctaggttaagagctttctgtcagattgttttagtaaggtacgtgatgtactgactgagatatccaagcgtagtatacacacttatatgctgcatatttatgtgttgcattatacatgttttactgctttggcatattatgcatgacatatcatgttgagcctgatatcttttgagatatacctcgtttgttggggccgctcagccctattctgtattgtggacgatggggcatcgagagctacagtgtccgacgggacccgcgggctctgatgacctggacattgtaggtccacgtcttgatgatgagtgtgggagccaaaacatgcctagggcagatcagagactacacactcaggcgcctctagactgagcatgagattcttgacttgatcgttgatatccgagcatattgcatttcgcatgcatcatatcagtttgtatactcgtacattctcgtattgggcgattatcgctcacgtccttgttttcatcttgggcaccccattacacggggcaggtcttaggttggacggtgcgGACAACCAGGGCattggctagagcagttgggttttcggtggtgatccagtggaggttttatgtgtggtttatcgttttctcgttcagaattatgttttctatggttgtattaatgtttaagattgatgttgtttgttctgtttcgtttgggttgtaagatgattaagttatttggtttccgctgtttaattgttgttattaagttttaatgttgcatgcttattagtctgtttagtagtggctcgggtaagggcgctacatttggtggtatcagagcatgcgaagatttttgggacattagtaattctgttttgaggatttagaggttgattttggtttcGTTTCAGATGTCAGGAGATGGAAGCAGTCACGGAAGTGTGGGACATGGTAGTGATGGCGACGATGAGGCTGGCCGAGAACATCGTCGTAGAGATCGTGACGGCAGGCGTCACCGAGATCACGATTAAAGGAGACGTAGGAACCGTGTCAAcattatggatttcatgaagATTGGACCTCCACCGTTGACTGGAGATGAGAATGCTGATGTTGCTGAAGCTTGGGTCGATATCATGGAGCAGTGTTTTCGAGTGCTGCACTATGACGAGGACGAGAAGATGGAGGTAGCTGATTTCATGATCCAAGGAAAAGCTCGGAAATGGTGGAAACCTGTTTCTGCCATTCTAGTTCAGCAGCATGGGCGGATTCGTTGGGAACATTTCCGTCAGGCcttcatcaatcatcacttCCCGCCAGCTCTTCGTCAGGCGAAGGAGATGGAACTGTTGACCATTAAGCAAGGAGATTCGAGCATTGAGGATTACCAAAAGCGTTTTACGGATCTGTTGCCGTACGCTCCTCACATCAGTGAGAATTCTGCAGCCAAATATTCTCACTttttgaatggtttgaaccaggaGATTTTTTATCGGGTTTCAGTCTGTGACGATCCTACTTCGTATGAAGGATTAGTGAATCGTTGTCGTCAAGCAGAGATCAGTATTGCTAGGAGGAAGGCTATACAAGCTAGCAAAAGTTCTAGTTCGTTGGGACCGAGGGGTCAGTCTTTCAAGAAGTCTGCATATTCTTCTTCTTCCGGTTCTGGAGGGGTGTACAGCTTTGGTAGAAAAAAGCTACAATGTGGCCACTGCGGAGGAAATCCTCAGACGAAAAATTGTCGAAAAGTAACATGTGCTTGTTTCAACTGTGGTGGTTTTGGTCACATGAAGAGGAATTGCCCTAATTTGGAGAATCAGAGTGTAGGAGGAGGTTCTATGGCAGGGTCTTACAGTGGAAAACAGTCTCTGAGGCCACTGTGCAACAGAAAGATTTTCCTGCTCAAGGTTCTCGTCGTGGTGGAATATCACAAGGATCTCAGCAACGTCCACGAGTTCAAGGGCAAGTGTTTGCCCTAAACCAAGAACAAGTGGAGGAGCAAAACGAGagagtcattgcaggtaattttatCTTATGTGGTATTCCGgcatatgtattaattgacactggggcatcgcattcattcatagcatcaatgtttgttaagaagcataaactaccctacgtttcattagatgttttgatgtcggtgtctacaccgatgggacaagaggttttagctaagcgacttgtagtagactgtttgttagagtttgagggaaaatacttgtctgccaattggatgatattggctatggaagatttcgattgtattatgggaatcgacctattgactaagtatagagcgacggtagattgttatcaacgtctcgttcagtttcgtccagaaggagacgagaatttgtttttcttcGGTGAGGGAGCTCGACCTCCAATGCCAGTAGTGTCTGCTGTAAAGGCACAACGGGCTTTAGCGAAAGGAGGAGAAGGATACCTCATTTATGCTGTTGACGTATCGAAGGATGTGATCGACGTGAAGAACATTCCAGTTGTCGATGAATTTCCTGATgttttccccgatgagattcctggatttcctCCGGAGAGGGAAGTGGAAGCGGAGATAGAGTTGGTACCAGGAACCGCACCTATCTCTAGAGCGCCTTATAGATTGGCACCAactgagatgaaagagttgaagcaacagttacaagatcttcttgacaaggggtacattagacccagtgtgtctccttggggagcaccagtgttgttcgttaaaaagaaagatgggtctatgcGGCGTTGCATAGATTATCGACAGTTGAACCGAGTAacagtcaagaataaatatccgttaccacggattgatgacttgtttgatcaactgcaaggaacttcagtgtactcgaagatcgatttacggtctgggtatcatcaacttctagttcatcaacgtgatatccctaagactgcatttcgaacaaggtatgggcattacgagtttctagtgatgccgtttggtttcacgaatgctccagcagtatttatggatttgatgaaccgagtattccaggagtatcttgacaagtttgtcattgtctttattgatgacatactgGTATACTCTCGTAGTCTTGAAGAGCATGCACAACATTTAAGGATTGTGTTACTAACCTTAAGGAATCACCAACTGTTTGCTAAGTTgaacaagtgcgagttttggctcgacaaAGTTGTCTTCTGAGGACATGTTATATCCAAAGATGGAatatcagtggatcctagcaagatcgaagcagtgttgagttgggcacgaccggaatcagctcaagagataagaagttttctaggtttggcaggatattaccggagatTTATCTCAGGATTTTCACAGATTGCCAAACCATTGACACAGCTGACGCGTAAGAATGTGCAGTTCGAATGGACACatgattgtgaaaatagttTTAATGAATTGCGTCAACGTTTGACAACTGCACCAGTTTTAGCTCTTCCATCTGGATCAGGAGGGtacattgtgtacactgatgcatcacttcaaggacttgggtgtgttttaacccagaatggtcatgtgattgcatatgcatccagacagttgaagaagcATGAAGTGAATTATCCAGTTAATGATCTGGAATTAGCAgcgattgtgtttgctttgaagaattgcgacattatctctacggagagagatttgagatttttacatatcacaagagtttgaagtatatcttcactcaagcatagttgaatatgcgccaaagaagatggatggatttgttaaaggattatgattgcgaaatcaagtatcatccAGGATCAGCGAATGTTACAGCTGATGCTCTTAGTCGCAAGGTGAGATTATCTGCACTTCAGACTAGTTTCATATCAAGTGTAATCCAAGATTGTTGTTCTCTGGGATTTCATTTCCGTCATAAGAAAGGAATGGAACACATTCGATTAACGAGAATTTTATCTGAACCAAAGTTGTATGCCAAAATTAGAGAAGCTCAGTTTTCTGACCCGAAAGTGAAAAAGTTAGCAAGGTTAGCTAACGGAGACAACACATCTGGTTTTGCGTTCCAAACAGATGGAACCTTGTGTCTATCGGGAAGAATCGTAGTTCCAGAAGATTCTGAATTAAGAGACGAGATTTTATCTCAAGCCCCTAGGAGTACGTTGAGTATTCACCCTGGAAGcatgaaaatgtataaggatttgaagaccaggttttggtggaaaggtatgaagaaaagtgtttaccagtttgtagccaagtatttggtttgtcagcaagtgaaagctgaacatcgacgaccaggaggattacttcagaatcttcctatccctgagtggaagtgggagcatgtgacgatggattttgtcacccacttgccgttgtcttctaagaattgtgatgccatttgggttattgtaGACCGGTtgactaagtcagcacatttcatttttatagtcgggaatatagtttcgatcgtatggcaagactatacatctaagagattcttaaatatcatggtGTGCCAACAAGTATAGTCAGTGACAGAGATCCACGCTTTACTTCAAGGTTCtggggaagttttcaaaaagcgTTGGGAACGACATTGAACTTGAGTACTGCCTATCATCCAgagaccgatggtcagtctgagaggactattcagacactcgaggacatgttgcgtgcttgtgctttggattttggaccagcatggcatgatcatctgccgcttgtggagtttgtatataacaatagctaccacagcagcattggtatggctccattCGAAGCATTTTATGGTAGACGTTGTCGTACTCCATTGTtttgggacgaagtaggagaacgacaaGTGCAAGGACCTGAATTAGTGCAACAAGCGATTGATGTAGTTTAATTGATTAAGAAGAGAATTAAAGCTGCACAAGATCGTCAATCGAGTTACACGAATACAAAGCGTAGACCTCTACAGTTTCAATCAGGGGAAAAAGTTTTCCTTTAAGTTTCACCATTTCGCcgggtgatgagatttggactcaagggaaaattagccccaagattcatcggaccttttgagatcttggaatgtgttggaaatttggcaTATCGATTGGCTTTGCCGCCGTATCTGTCCAGcattcataatgtctttcatgtatctttgctACGACGGTATGTAGCAGATGAATCGCACGTTCTTGGTCCGACAGATGTTCAACTTGAAGAAGACTTGACTTATGTCGAGCAGCCACTTTTAATCCTGGGTAAGAAAGAGAAAAAGCTCAGAAACAAGACCATTCCACTTGTTCTAGTGCAATGGCAATGCCGAGGTACTGCATAGGCGACTTGGGAGTTAGAGAGTCGTATGCGCTCAGAGTATCCGCATTTATTTTGATTTGTACCTTTCTAATCATGagttgtattttattcagttgttttgtacttcagttctgatttcgaggatgaaatctttttaaggaggggaggatgtaatgacccgaattcgtattttgaatgaagtattaattaagagataattaaagagttgttaattagtattattaacgaattgataatttgggattaatctgttggatccaccgaattttaaatggataacccgatctacttctgattacgttatctcgagaaatccaaccagacgaatgagattctgacacgtggcagataagattgattcggatttctgaaatagtccggatgcagcctataaatggaagccgaattcttttgttttcacaccgcatccttcagagagagagagagagtagtttctagggcactttggtgtcgggaagtttcggagctagtgtcgactcgaaggggggtcggtgaactgagatcgagacatcatcagcgggctgacgacggacgcatgtataatcctaaagcctttaggaagaactttatagcatgtttggtcattcagaatctggtttgatagtgatttcatattgttggtattgtctaggNGACGGGACCcacgggctctgatgacctggacattgtaggtccacgtcttgatgatgagtgtgggagccaaaacatgcctagggcagatcagagactacacactcaggcgcctctagactgagcatgagattcttgacttgatccttgatatccgagcatattgcatttcgcatgcatcatatcagtttgtatactcgtacattctcgtattgggcgattgtcgctcacgtccttgttttcaccTTGGGCACCCCATTACACGGGGTAGGTCTTAAGTTGGACGGTGCGGACaaccagggcagtggctagagcagttgggttttcggtggtgatccagtggaggttttatgtgtggtttatcgttttttcgttcagaattatgtttttgatatggttgtattaatgtttaaggctgctgttgtttgttctgtttcgtttgggttgtaagatgattaagttatttggtttccgctgtttaattgttgttattaagttttaatgttgcatgcttattagtctgtttagtagtggctcgggtaagggcgctacactgatgatattattagactgtatttattttcgttttctCTCAGGGACCAAGGAAGAGGATAGCTCCAATCGCTTCCCTTGGAGAGCATCACGACATGGCAGGAGTTGGCAACGAAGTTCCTTACTAAATATTTTCCCCCTGCGAAGTCTGCATAGTTAAAGATCAAGATCAACACTTTTAGGCCAACTGACTTTGAGCAATTGTATGAGGCATGGGAAAGATACAAAGAGTTGTTGAGAAAGTGCCTGAACCACGGTTTTGAAGACTGGGTACAAATCAAATTATTCTACAATGGTCCGAATGGACAAACAAGATGAACTGTGGATGTAGTGGCTGGTGGCACGATCTTTGCCAAATCTCCTGATCAAGCCTATGAGTTGCTTGAGCATATGGCTATTAATAGCTACCAGTGACCGTCTGAAAGGTCTGGAGTGAAGAAGGCAGTTGAAGTTTATGTTGTGGATTCTATTACGTCACTCACTGCGCAAGTATCTTCACTGACTACATAGATAGCTGCTATGAATAAGGTGAGCATAGCAGAGAGTGAAGGTGCACCGATTGTTGTTGAAGAAACGCATCTTTATGAAGAAGCTCAGTACATCAGCAACAGGAAGTTTGGTGGCTATGGAGGATATCTAGGTAACCCTCCCCCTAATACTTATCATCCTGGTTTGAGAAATAACGAAAATTTTTCATATGCAAATAATAAGAATATGTTGAATCCTCCACCGGGGTCCATTGCATCAAAGGGGGAAGGAAAGCCTTCGTTTGAGGATTTGGTAGGGATGTTTGTTGCTGAATCTGGTAAAAAGATGGCGAGGACTGAGTCTCGTCTTGACAATATGGAGACTCACATAGGAAATATGGATGCAACGAAGAAATCCTTGGAGACACAAATTGGACAGTTGGCCAATGCATTAAAAGATCAAAACAAGGTCAATTTCCCAGTAACATTGAAGTTAATCCAAAAGAGAAGAGCAACGCAGTCACCTGGAGGAGTGGAAAAGAACTGGAGGTTCAAAGACCCAAAGAGAAAGTGGAAAGTGAGAAGACATTTGAAGAGGGTGAGTCTGAggagaaaaaagagaaaaatattgaGGAGTCCAATGCTGAAGTTGAAGTTGAACGAACTCCTGTATTAAAGATGACCCTTCCATACCCTCAGAGGTTCAAGAAGAAGAATTTGGATGATCAGTTTGCAAAATTCCTAGATATTTTTAAGAAGATTCACATCAACATACCATTTGCTGATGCTTTGGAGTTAATGCCAAACTATGCGAATTTCATTAAAGATGTGATGTTTAAGAAGAGAAATCTGCAGGAGTATGAAACCGTGAAGCTGACTGAGGAGTGTAGCGCCATTATGCAAAAGAAGCTaccacataaataaaaaaaatacagggAGTTTTATTATTCCTTGCTTTATTAGTGGTTCTCAATGTAGTAGAACTTTATATGATTTAGGAGCAAGAATTAATCTGATGTCATTTTCTATTTACAGAGAATTGGAGCTTGGAGAGGTTAAGCTAACCACTATCACCTTGCAGCTTGCAGATAGAAGTTTCACGTATCCACTTGGGATCGTTGAAGATGTACTGGTAAAAaaggataaatttatttttcctgatgattttgtaattttagatATGGAAGAAGATCACGATGCTCCATTAATCTTTGGGAGACATTTCCTAGCAATTGGATGAACATTGATAGATGTGCATAAGGGAGAACTCAGCTTGAGAGTCGGCGGAGAAGCAGTCATTTTCAATATCTATCATGCCATGAAGGGATCAAATGAGGT encodes the following:
- the LOC140979027 gene encoding uncharacterized protein, translated to MDFMKIGPPPLTGDENADVAEAWVDIMEQCFRVLHYDEDEKMEVADFMIQGKARKWWKPVSAILVQQHGRIRWEHFRQAFINHHFPPALRQAKEMELLTIKQGDSSIEDYQKRFTDLLPYAPHISENSAAKYSHFLNGLNQEIFYRVSVCDDPTSYEGLVNRCRQAEISIARRKAIQASKSSSSLGPRGQSFKKSAYSSSSGSGGVYSFGRKKLQCGHCGGNPQTKNCRKVTCACFNCGGFGHMKRNCPNLENQSVGGGSMAGSYSGKQSLRPLCNRKIFLLKVLVVVEYHKDLSNVHEFKGKCLP